TATTAAAACACAACATCCCACacagcattttcctttgtttctaaaaTGAACTTCAAAGATCACATCGTTGTCTCACTGAGGAAAGTCCCACTTGATTCTCAGAGCTCAGGCCCTCACCACCTCCCCAGGGGCATTAATGACATGCTGATGGAGGCCCCAGAGGTCTTCAAGCCAGAGCTGAAGTTGTTCCTTACCAGTAGGAACACCATTATCCTCCAGAGCAGACACAAGGGATCCTCGAAGAGAAAATCCACCTACCGGCCTGTTCTCTTCCTGTGGAGGAGAGACTGATTAGTAACTCCATGAACACAGAAAAAACGCATCTTCCCCTACGCCTGACCTGCCAGGCCATTGCTAAAGCACTTCAAATTGTCTGTAATAGATGTGGCTGAACTTGGGCATCATTGCCCAAGGAACGTGTACCAGTGAAGCGTTTGGGGCCTGGTCGTAGCAGCAGTGCACTAAGCAACAGTCTCATCCGACCTTCCACCAGAAGCATGCCCTGGCTTCTTTAACCTTTGTCAACAATACACAGTTATGACAGGTATTCCTGCACATTGGACATTGCTATGTAAGTCTCTAATTATGTGCTCGGCATGAAGCAAGACAGGTTTATGGTATCTGGATGGTTAAAGAGCAACTTTGCACACTAGAAGCCTCGGCCCTTGGGCAAAGCTAAAGCAgttaaataacaataaagaagTGTTGACTTAGATACCAGAGGAGGAAAACGTCAAAAGGGGCCCAGCACTGCAGGCATCTACTGCAGGCAGTTTCAAGGAGAGACTGATTTGGCCTTGAGAAGCGGGTCCTGGGTACTGGGATAGATTTAACCCAGCAATAAGAAGGGTAATAGCAAAGTCTTAGAGCAGATTAATAGCAAAAGGCCCTGGACTCAGCAAGGGCACAAAGCAGTTGACTCTAGATTAAGAGTTAAAAGCTTATACATTTGTTGATATTTTCCAAGTTTCAAAAAGGCTTAGTgtggctggagatgtagctcagttgttagCATCCCTGTTTATCCTACACAGAGTTTTGGGTTCAATCTGGAaagatggcacatgcctgtaatcccaacattcaagTTCATCTTGGCTAcacgagtttgagaccagccaaggctacatgctatgctagctttaaaaataaaatcaaaaaaaaaaaaaaaggattggaGACAGCCATGGTAACAACAGTACTAGGACTTACAGATCAACGGGTGCCTTCTGGAGGCCCAAGAGTTTGGTCCCTCAGTTAGCTCTCCTCCTATCCCTCTTCCTAGGCCTTAGCACACATTGTGCTCGGCGGGGAATTGAGAGGGTTCCTCCATTAGGCTAAGGGGTCCTGACTGAAACTCATATCAGTCAAGGCTGAACTCCCCGACTAGAGCgccatttttcttttgattagaAAAACTCAGCACGAGATAGTGAGGTGATATTTATGAGAAACATGGAGCAACAATTCCAGACTCAAAAAGTAATgtataaattaaatacaataaaaagaaaatttcaaaggtGAAAACAAGAAGCTGAGGGAGGCAGGATTTGTAGGCCAGCTGGAAGAAGAGGGTGGGAGCACCACTTAGGAGTCTCCCTCTCCCCGCAGAGCAGGCTCTGGGGAAAGTAAAAGAATGAAGGTCCTCATGGCAAGTGGGTACAGAAGACCACACACAGAGCAGACAACTCTGACAGAGAGGTATGGACGGCAAGGAACCATGGTGCGATGCGGGAGAGGACACACAGCTGTTGCCCGGTCTGCACAGACTCCGGAAGCAGCACAGTCCCAAGGGACAGGGGTCACTCACTTTAGAAGGGTCATAGTAGTGCAGGAAAGCTGGATCCTTCCTCAGAACAAATCGGCGCACCTTCCAGTTTTTCCTCTTGTGCCCCTGTGGGAAAGAAAGGGCTCAAGCTCtacatttccttccctcttccctgtgtCCATCTGACAAAGCCCCGGCAAGCCAGCCTGCTCCAATGGGACTACATCCCAAGGACAGTCTGCAAGAGACTCAGGGATCACAGTAACGCCACCCCTGCTTAGCGGCACCGCGGTCATAATAACACACTAGTTGAGAGAGAGCTAAGAGTTAGCACTGAAGGGAAAGGGACATGTCACCCCAACACTCCGGAAGGGAAGCACTAAAGGGCTGGgactggagctcagtggtagggttGTTAGCCGAGCAAGcacaagaccctgagttcaattcccagcactgaaaaacaagaaggcgaaggggctggggagatggctgttCAGTGAAGCATTTGCTGCCCTTGAAGGGGacgctaacaaccatctgtaacaccagttccagaagatccaaatccctcttctgatctctctaAGTACTGTACACACAAAcgcacagacaaaacacccatatgcacaaaaatatttttaataatattaaatatatttaactaAGTTTAAAGGAGGAGGACAGAACAAACAGCAACTGGTTCAGCAGTTCACAGCCCACATTGTTCCTAGGCCTCACTGAACCCAACTGAAGGTCAACTTGGTCCAAAAGCAACCCTATAGCTCCATGTATAtttgggctttttattttattttattctatgtttgATTTTCACCGTTTTTCACTCTGACAGGctagcactggctatcctggaactccctctatagaccaggctggcctagaactcactgagatcctcctgtctctgcctcctgagtgttagggttcaaggcatgcaccagcagCGCCCAGCAGAAGTTGCTTTTTAATGTGACAATTACTTGTGTGTACATTTTTTCGAAACAGTTCCTGGGTCTGGCACGTGTAGGTGAGAATGAGTATGTGTGGGTCCTTCACTTGCCTCTTGcggctgggggggggggcctgTTTTGTGGAGCCCACTAATAAAGAAGATACTCCAGcatcctcagctcctgcctccctctgggctctttcctgcctccttcaAGTGTGACAGCTCTACATTTCCTCTGGCTCAAGGGCAGCCATACCTGCTTGGATAGGTAGCCTTGCTTGACCACTATGCCACTTAACTCCATGGTGCTGAGACTGATCTCCTCCTTGGAGCTGACCTTCTTCTTGTAGCTTTCAGCCTGGTGGGAAGGGGAAGACAAGGGCTTGTGACAAACTAACCCCAAACCCAGGCCATGGCGGCTGCAACTGCAAAGAGGATTCCTCAACACAGAAGCCCCTTTTTCCCCATACCCTGGGCCTTCCCTCTGGCTCCAGACTCCCAACTGTGGGAGTtgccacttcctcccctctcccctcacGGCAAGGAAAGCCTAACCTTTAACTTACAAAAGTGTACAGGGCTGTGGAGTCATCCAGAAACTGCTCGGCCAGATCCCCGGAACGAATAGCTCCCATGCTCCGGACCCCAACTGGCCTGAGGAAGTTCTCTTCCATAAGCATGGAGGCCAGGGTCACCCCCTCCAGACGGCTGGCTGCAAAGTTGCTGGAGATGAGCCAGTCCACCAAGGAGGAGCCTGTGTCAGGACAAGGACAAACCTGTCAGATCGTGGGTCAGCTCTACCCTAGCCTACTCAGGGGCTCGGTGAGCTACCTCACCGACCTTACCCTCCTGGGAAGTCTCAGGTTCTACCACAGAGCAGCCTGAGGGTCACAGCCAATGCTCAGAGCTGTAGCCAAACCCACAGGTGGCCCTCACAGCCTGTCCCATTTCTTCACAGGCAGCTCGGTCCCTGTTATAAACTGGTCAAGCAGTCGGATAAGCACCCAGTCACTATGTCCCAGATCTCCAACCTGGCCATGGGACAGACAAGCTCACCTAGGAAGGTCTTTTTGTAGGTGCTTCCCTGCTCCATGTTGGGACACGGCCGGATTCCACTGCTGCTGTCGTGCAGCTTGTCCACAATTCGACtacacagaaagaagacaagagaaaagacCCTGGTCACACTAACACTGTCTGTGATGGTGGGGATAGAGAGGGCGGGGGACAGGAATCATGATATAAATCATGATATCAGTTCATGAGACAAAGCAGGGGACAGATGGTatgacacacaccacagagacagGCTTTGGTTATCAATCAAAATCTAATAGACATGACTTTCAGGTTCTCCTCTTCTTGGTCATCTAAACATTCAAATAATTCCACACTGGGCAACCATTACTGCTGACATAAAGCTAAACAGCTGTGACTGTTCAAAACCCAGGGGCCCTCACAGCTCCCTGTGATCTGCATCTGAACTCCTGCAGCTTCTCCTTCGTAGCTTTCctttctgactctaccttctcGGCTGCACCTCCCTGTACCCACCCTGGCTTAGCAGCTATGTGGACCCACGGGTGTGTGCACACTGCGCTTCAGAGACTGGTGTGGACTCGCATCCCATCTAGCATGGCCGTAACAGCGAGGCTGCTCGGGAGGCTATGGGGCATCACCATGATGGAAACGCCTGTCATACATCTCTGTGGTACGGTATCACCAACACCGCTGACTGGCCTTCCCTTGGCAGATGTGACAACTGCCACCACCAGTGAAAGGTCTTCTCTATGTGTGTCCCTGGGGTGGAAGGCCTTTGAGACCTTGTTTATTACCACTTACCTCTGCTGAGCACCTGGCATGACATTCAACAGGCACTCAATAactgcctcttttttctttataaaattgacACATAAGAATTGTAcatgtggccgggcggtggtggcgcacgcctttaatcccagcactcgggaggcagaggcaggtggatctctgtgagttcgagaccagcctggtctaNNNNNNNNNNNNNNNNNNNNNNNNNNNNNNNNNNNNNNNNNNNNNNNNNNNNNNNNNNNNNNNNNNNNNNNNNNNNNNNNNNNNNNNNNNNNNNNNNNNNNNNNNNNNNNNNNNNNNNNNNNNNNNNNNNNNNNNNNNNNNNNNNNNNNNNNNNNNNNNNNNNNNNNNNNNNNNNNNNNNNNNNNNNNNNNNNNNNNNNNNNNNNNNNNNNNNNgccctcttctggcctgcaggcatacacacagacagaatattgtatacataataaataaataaataatttaaaaaaaaagaattgtacaTGTTTGTGATGTACTCCATGATTTCTTAGATGGTTGAATGAGGAATCCCTCTAAACAATAAGGCAGCCATTACCTACCACTGAATTGCCAGTGAGACCTGTCACATAATCCTAAGCACTCTGCCTACAATGGAATGGTGGTCTCTACTTCATTCATTTAAGGTATTATGACTTGGTAGAGGCCCTAAAAGGTTACATAAGAGAGCGGAGCTAA
The Microtus ochrogaster isolate Prairie Vole_2 chromosome 1, MicOch1.0, whole genome shotgun sequence DNA segment above includes these coding regions:
- the Plek2 gene encoding pleckstrin-2, yielding MEDGVLKEGFLVKRGHIVPNWKARWFILRQNTLLYYKLEGGRRVTPPKGRILLDGCTITCPCLEYENRPLLIKLKTRTSTEYFLEACSREERDSWAFEITGAIHAGQPGKVQQLHIQKNSFKLPPHISLHRIVDKLHDSSSGIRPCPNMEQGSTYKKTFLGSSLVDWLISSNFAASRLEGVTLASMLMEENFLRPVGVRSMGAIRSGDLAEQFLDDSTALYTFAESYKKKVSSKEEISLSTMELSGIVVKQGYLSKQGHKRKNWKVRRFVLRKDPAFLHYYDPSKEENRPVGGFSLRGSLVSALEDNGVPTGVKGNVQGNLFKVITKDDTHYYIQASSKAERAEWIEAIKKLT